GACTACGAGTCTGAGTTGGCCGTCGTTATTGgaaaagcagccaagaacgTTTCTGAAGAGAACGCCATGGATTATGTGCTCGGATTCACAGCCGCCAATGATGTCTCGAGCCGTGTGTCACAACTGAATCAGTCGCAGTGGTGTTTCTCCAAGGGCTTTGATGGAGCTTGCCCTATCGGTAATGCCTGATGCTTAAACGTGGCGATAAAAAGCTAATCGGTGATAGGTCCAACTCTGGTGTCGACCTCAGAGATTCCAGATCCTtccaagcttcatcttcgAGGTCTGAAGAATGGCAAGGTCATGCAAGATTGCTCATTGGAGTGCGCATCACCCGCTTTCCTCTGTTTCAAGAGTTAATTAGCTAACATCACCAGcgatctcatcttcagcgTTCCGAAGCTAGTCAGCTTCCTATCGCAAGGAACGACCCTCCCCGCCGGCACCGTCATTATTACTGGTACACCAGCTGGCGTAGGCATGGGCAGAAACCCCAAGGAGACCCTTTCACATGGCGATGAGTTCAGGGTCGAGATTCTGCCACATATCGGGACGTTGGTTAATACCTTTGAGAACGAGTAATCAGACACTTCGTGATAGACACTTATCAAGATAAAgatcttaattattatatacaaTTGGCAAAAAAAGATGAGTGGTGTAGTAGGCTCTTTTCGTGTTATGGTATCATAGTATTTTGGTCTCTCTCTGcctctctcgctctctcgctcgattttattttttattatacaTTTGATAGTGTTATCTCTGTACTTTCTGCGGCGGTGTTTCGTTGAATGGCGGGAAAGATATTACAGTTATCCTGTTCTTTCCGCGGTGGTTGTTTGTCTTGGAAGGCGGGAATTGTATCGATGGATTCTAGATATTTAGGTTCCGAATCTCGGATGTCGTTGTCGCCCACTACACCACTCGTGTTTTGGTTGTGCTGGTAATACAGAgtttttagtatataagaGATGGATAGCTGAGCTTCGGGCTGAGTGTTAGTCATAAATGGTTGGGAAAGTTTGTCTGGAGTGGTCAGCCATTCCGGAGCACGCACCCAACATACTTTGGAAACAGGCATTAGCCTACGGAGCGGCTATGTTGCGAGGGTCAAAAATAGCACACAACTTACACAAAGAGCCCAGTACACAAGAAACGTCAGAGTATCCATCGCCATTCCTCGAAGCATCTCTGCACTATCGCCTGAGCCTTTCATCTTGGCGACATGGCTATACAGCATATCCCCCTGCATGAGACTGCTGTGCATCAAAGCCTTGTCGTTCCCTTGACAATAACCAGTCGGCAGTAAATAATAGACATTACGAGGCAAAGCGATACATATTATATTACATGAAACAGGCAAAAATTGAGAGTGGTGTAGTAGGTGTGTAGGGGAATTTCTTCCCAGGTAGTGTCTCGATTGCCGTTATCTCTACTCTTTTGGTTGAGGGCTGACTGCTGTTTCTCACTGCTCTTTTAGGGAACTGCTGTTTGCCTCTGCTCTCTCAGGGGAGGTTTGGGGGAAGTTGCTGTTATCACTGCTCTTTCAGAGGATGACGGGGGTGTTGACTGCTGTTTGTCACTGCTCTTTTGGGGAACTGCTGTTGTTCTGCTCTTTTTTTTTGATCGGGGGAGGGAGTTGAAGGGGTCGACTTGTTGTTTTTGAGTTCAGATCTGACGATCTGGAGGAGGGCTGTACCTACTACACCACTCTTGTTTTGGCTGTGCTAGTAATACATAACTTTTGGAATATAAGGGTTCACATTGAGCGGCCCAGAGTTGTTCATTAGGGGAGGGAGAAGTCTGGAGGGACATATCTGAGTTTGAGATGAAAGTTTACAGACTCTTTGATGCACGGTGATGAGAGAGGGAACATACAGGTAGCCACATTCACGCTGATATGCAGCTCAAGTGCACAATATGGTGGACCCAACACATCCATTTCGCCAAAGCTGTCTGGTGTTCAGTATATTTGATGATATTTTCTTGACCTTCCTCTCTTGAATGATCTAGCTATCCAGCAGAGGAGGAACCTTCTCAACGAGGTACTCAACAATAGCATCCGGTCCCCTCTCAACCTGCAGTCCAGTTGGAATAGCATGAAGCTTAATATCAGGCACAATAGACTTCGCCAACGAGTGGATCTTCTCCGCCTCCTCGGGAGACCACATAGAAGCCGAGAACTGAGAAACAAAGTTAGAGATGTCGCATAAGCTTTTAGAGTTATCATTCACGCACCAACACATTCGGCTTGTGCTCTGTTACTTTCGGAACAACCTCATCGATGCCTAAAATAATTAATCACGCGTCTGTGTCACTTCGTTGATAAACTTACTCGAACAGTTATCCACGTGGATAATCTCATAGTCATCTTGCAGCTCGGTGATCAAGCGTCCGATGAGGCGCTTTGCGCGCTCTGGCGCCGTGTTGACGGTGACGAGTCGGAATGGACCTTTTCTTATAGACATTGTGACGATACTATGCTTGGGAACTTATTTGGTCAAGTGTTGTATGAGTAGAGGTTAATTATACGTCGTCAACGGCAACTCGGATATAGTTGGCTTGCTACCCCGCGGATCTTCCGAAAGCATGTGGGGACGGCAAATTCATGTGGCCGGTCACGGAGGATGACATTCTGTATGAGTTCCGAACTTCTACCCCTGCCCCATCTCGATCAGCTTCGACGAGAAACAGTCGGAATAGTGTAACACATTCTCACTCTGAGTTCAGCAATCGCTCCAATCTTCAGGATCTAACCAGCAACAGGCGCAGTTGCAGTCGTCATCGGACTCTTTGGTTCCACTAGTAAAATCATGAGCCCCGCTACCCTGAATAGTGTTTTTTTCTACATCTCAGCTCAAGACCATTCCTCAGTCGTTTATCAACGCTGGATTGCAGGAGCAAGTTTCGTGTGGTATTGCCGAGGGCCAGTCTAATAAGCTAGTTTGCCAACTGGAAATGGACTTATGGTGGGAGATGAATATTGGTGCAACCAGGATATAC
This genomic stretch from Fusarium fujikuroi IMI 58289 draft genome, chromosome FFUJ_chr09 harbors:
- a CDS encoding related to bifunctional 4-hydroxyphenylacetate degradation enzyme, coding for MASSAFRRLVRFVPKSAPSSILIGEPVQASLDVGLASREGKDISVNVFSGRSVLSPGSRTDRTESVERLLSPLAQEEVGTIRCIGLNYVQHAKEVKMDIPTIPTLFLKPNTALGDPWPAPTLLPKITQNDGSGDYESELAVVIGKAAKNVSEENAMDYVLGFTAANDVSSRVSQLNQSQWCFSKGFDGACPIGPTLVSTSEIPDPSKLHLRGLKNGKVMQDCSLDDLIFSVPKLVSFLSQGTTLPAGTVIITGTPAGVGMGRNPKETLSHGDEFRVEILPHIGTLVNTFENE